In a single window of the Streptomyces sp. NBC_00353 genome:
- a CDS encoding pectate lyase family protein, translating into MRRPVALRLNAALATMALAAATGVVMSMPEASAATGTATGYATQNGGTTGGAGGQTVRATTGTAIHAALCGRASSSTPITIEVEGTINHGNTAKVSGDSCNTADGVIELKQISNVTIVGVGSGAVFDQLGIHIREASNIIIQNVTVRNVKKSGSPTSNGGDAIGMESDVRNVWVDHTTLEASGGESEGFDGLFDMKDNTQYVTLSYSILRNSGRGGLVGSSETELSNGFITYHHNLYENIDSRTPLLRGGIAHIYNNYYVKLNESGINSRAGARAKVDNNYFKDSKDVLGTFYTDAAGYWQVSGNTFDNVTWSSPGSENNPAGPDPQSNTTVSIPYSYSLDAAGCVPDIVTQTAGANKGLQVSNGNCSPQTPTPTPTPTPTTPTPDPTTPTPDPTQPSGTNLSIGAGSDGSSKAGGTSFGNVRDGDMSTFWSPAGSTGSISIKWASATAVSRINIREASGSAGSIGSWRVINGDTGAVLTSGSGAGAIAVPRTSLSKITFEIVSSTGTPKIAEYETYAG; encoded by the coding sequence ATGAGACGACCAGTCGCACTGCGACTCAATGCGGCACTGGCCACGATGGCCCTTGCGGCCGCGACCGGTGTGGTCATGTCGATGCCCGAGGCGTCGGCAGCAACCGGTACGGCCACCGGCTACGCGACCCAGAACGGTGGGACCACCGGCGGTGCCGGCGGGCAGACGGTGCGGGCCACCACGGGGACCGCGATCCATGCGGCCCTGTGCGGCCGGGCCAGCAGCAGTACCCCGATCACCATCGAGGTCGAGGGGACCATCAACCACGGCAACACCGCCAAGGTGTCGGGCGACAGCTGCAACACCGCCGACGGCGTGATCGAGCTCAAGCAGATCAGCAACGTCACGATCGTCGGCGTCGGCAGCGGGGCGGTCTTCGACCAGCTTGGCATCCACATTCGCGAGGCCAGCAACATCATCATCCAGAACGTGACCGTTCGGAACGTCAAGAAGTCCGGCTCGCCCACGTCCAACGGTGGTGACGCCATCGGCATGGAGAGCGACGTCCGCAACGTCTGGGTCGATCACACCACCCTTGAGGCATCGGGCGGGGAGTCGGAAGGGTTCGACGGCCTCTTCGACATGAAGGACAACACTCAGTACGTGACCCTGTCCTACAGCATCCTGCGCAACTCCGGCCGCGGGGGCCTCGTCGGGTCCAGTGAGACCGAGCTCTCGAACGGCTTCATCACGTACCACCACAACCTGTACGAGAACATCGACTCCCGCACCCCCTTGCTGCGTGGCGGCATAGCCCACATCTACAACAACTACTACGTGAAGCTCAACGAATCCGGCATCAACTCCCGAGCCGGGGCTCGCGCCAAGGTGGACAACAACTACTTCAAGGACTCCAAGGACGTCCTGGGCACCTTCTACACCGACGCGGCCGGCTACTGGCAAGTCAGCGGCAACACCTTCGACAACGTGACCTGGTCCAGCCCCGGCAGCGAGAACAACCCTGCCGGCCCCGACCCCCAGTCCAACACCACTGTCAGCATCCCTTACTCCTACAGCCTCGATGCGGCCGGTTGCGTGCCGGACATCGTGACCCAGACGGCAGGGGCCAACAAGGGGCTGCAGGTGTCGAACGGCAACTGCTCGCCGCAGACTCCGACACCGACACCGACACCGACACCGACCACACCCACGCCCGACCCCACCACTCCCACGCCGGACCCCACCCAGCCCAGCGGGACCAACCTCAGCATCGGCGCCGGCTCCGACGGCTCCAGCAAGGCCGGCGGGACAAGCTTCGGCAACGTGCGGGACGGTGACATGAGCACCTTCTGGTCGCCGGCCGGCTCGACCGGTTCCATCTCGATCAAGTGGGCCTCCGCCACCGCCGTATCCAGGATCAACATCCGGGAGGCGTCAGGCTCCGCGGGCAGCATCGGATCGTGGAGAGTCATCAACGGCGACACCGGCGCAGTCCTGACCTCCGGCAGCGGTGCGGGCGCGATCGCGGTCCCCCGGACCTCGCTGAGCAAGATCACTTTCGAGATCGTCAGCTCGACGGGCACACCGAAGATCGCCGAGTACGAGACCTACGCCGGATAG
- a CDS encoding protein kinase family protein has translation MDHPDPRHVARLATYGSVSTHLSLMSDRRLGEVVAEATPLGSGIGGRTAELKVDGARVFVKRVPLTDIEMRSENARSTANLFGLPMFYQYGAGSAGFGAWRELAVHTMTTNWVLGNEYEGFPLMYHWRVLPDAPPLGFADALGGIDGAVAHWEGSPAVRDRLEAIGRSSFSLVIFLEHVPHTLSVWLGDQRKAARAGEDGPTYAWAEEALTRGAAFMSSRGLVHFDAHFNNILTDGRLIYFADFGLALSSGFELSQDETEFLTAHLAYDRCYIANHLLRHHLPDGVRGKLEHEAFLRNWIAGERSEAVPPAIAAIIDRHARAAVVLDGFHHRLLTVSKRTPYPAADIERARPGGCSVG, from the coding sequence ATGGACCACCCGGACCCTCGGCATGTCGCACGCCTGGCGACGTACGGATCCGTTTCCACGCACCTGTCGCTGATGAGCGACCGTCGACTCGGCGAAGTCGTGGCCGAAGCCACCCCTCTCGGGTCGGGCATCGGGGGCAGGACGGCGGAGCTCAAGGTCGATGGAGCCCGAGTCTTCGTCAAGCGAGTCCCTCTGACGGACATCGAGATGCGGTCGGAGAACGCACGGTCGACAGCGAACCTCTTCGGGCTGCCGATGTTCTATCAGTACGGGGCGGGCTCAGCCGGCTTCGGGGCCTGGCGCGAGCTGGCCGTGCATACGATGACCACCAACTGGGTCCTCGGCAACGAGTACGAGGGTTTTCCGCTGATGTACCACTGGCGGGTCCTGCCGGACGCCCCACCCCTGGGATTCGCCGACGCTCTTGGGGGCATAGACGGGGCGGTCGCGCACTGGGAGGGCTCGCCAGCCGTGCGTGATCGGCTGGAGGCCATCGGCCGGTCCTCCTTCAGTCTGGTGATCTTCCTGGAACACGTCCCGCACACACTTTCTGTCTGGCTGGGCGACCAGCGGAAGGCGGCTCGGGCAGGCGAGGACGGCCCGACGTACGCGTGGGCGGAGGAAGCCCTGACGCGCGGAGCCGCCTTCATGAGCTCCCGCGGACTCGTTCACTTCGATGCCCACTTCAACAACATCCTGACCGACGGCCGGTTGATCTACTTCGCGGACTTCGGCCTCGCTCTGAGCTCCGGGTTCGAACTCTCGCAGGACGAGACCGAGTTCCTCACCGCCCATCTCGCGTATGACCGCTGCTACATCGCGAACCATCTGCTTCGCCACCATCTGCCCGACGGCGTGCGCGGCAAGCTGGAGCACGAGGCTTTTCTGCGTAACTGGATCGCGGGTGAAAGGTCCGAGGCGGTCCCGCCCGCCATCGCTGCGATCATCGACCGGCATGCCCGGGCTGCCGTCGTGCTGGACGGGTTCCACCACCGCCTGCTGACGGTGAGCAAGCGGACACCGTATCCGGCCGCGGACATTGAACGGGCCAGGCCGGGTGGTTGTTCAGTGGGGTAG
- a CDS encoding PP2C family protein-serine/threonine phosphatase yields MRIPGIDYHAIFEASPSAMLVLNSVFVILDANPSYQNLVGRTRDELMGQYVFDAFPQDDESEMEDQKASMRRVLESRAQDVAGPIRHDLEEPDRPGVFAERYWSPINAPVLDSDGQVALIVHRLEEITDLVRAGGPDADHRRRQMKLELYARSRELQQVNERLRQTNARERQIALALQDSMLPAPQALARHQAAVRYRPAIHTLNVCGDWYDVTQLSNGKYAVAVGDVVGHGLAAAGVMGQLRSALSAAIRVVGGPASALDGLDLYARSVDGALSTTAVQTIIAWADHRITYSSAGHPPPALADPDGTVRFLDQATDPPLGASLEHTPRPQASTTYADGATLVLYTDGLIERRGEDIDQGLQRLADHLARHGNGQVEALADELIDLSSATDDTAVVIVRL; encoded by the coding sequence GTGAGAATACCGGGGATCGACTACCACGCCATCTTCGAGGCGTCACCCAGCGCAATGCTGGTGCTCAATTCCGTGTTCGTCATTCTGGACGCGAACCCGTCTTATCAAAATCTGGTCGGTCGCACCCGCGACGAACTCATGGGCCAGTACGTGTTCGACGCCTTCCCGCAGGACGACGAATCCGAGATGGAGGACCAGAAGGCGTCAATGCGCCGGGTGCTGGAGAGCCGCGCCCAGGACGTTGCGGGCCCTATCCGCCACGACTTGGAGGAACCGGACCGGCCAGGAGTGTTCGCGGAGCGCTACTGGAGCCCGATCAATGCCCCCGTCCTGGACTCCGACGGGCAGGTCGCGCTGATCGTGCACCGCCTCGAGGAAATCACCGACCTTGTCCGCGCCGGGGGCCCGGACGCCGATCACCGGCGCCGCCAGATGAAACTCGAGCTGTACGCCCGCTCCCGCGAACTGCAGCAGGTCAACGAGCGATTGCGCCAGACCAACGCCCGCGAACGGCAAATCGCCCTCGCGCTCCAGGACTCGATGCTGCCCGCCCCCCAGGCCCTCGCCCGCCACCAGGCAGCTGTCCGCTACCGCCCCGCGATCCACACCCTCAACGTCTGCGGGGACTGGTACGACGTGACCCAGCTCTCCAACGGCAAGTACGCCGTGGCCGTCGGCGACGTCGTCGGGCACGGCCTGGCCGCGGCCGGCGTCATGGGTCAGCTGCGCAGTGCCCTCAGCGCCGCCATCCGCGTCGTGGGCGGCCCCGCATCGGCACTCGACGGACTCGACCTGTACGCCCGCTCCGTGGACGGCGCCCTGTCCACCACCGCGGTGCAGACCATCATCGCCTGGGCCGACCACCGCATCACCTACAGCAGCGCCGGCCACCCGCCCCCGGCCCTGGCCGATCCCGACGGCACCGTGCGCTTCCTTGACCAGGCGACCGACCCGCCGTTGGGGGCCAGCCTCGAACACACCCCCCGGCCCCAGGCCTCCACCACTTACGCCGACGGCGCCACCCTCGTCCTGTACACCGACGGGCTGATCGAGCGCCGCGGGGAGGACATCGACCAAGGCCTGCAGCGCCTCGCCGACCATCTCGCTCGCCACGGCAACGGTCAGGTCGAGGCACTGGCGGATGAACTCATCGACCTCAGCTCCGCCACCGATGACACGGCCGTGGTCATCGTCCGCCTGTGA
- a CDS encoding FG-GAP and VCBS repeat-containing protein yields the protein MVASRSALALLACTGLLLTGCSGSGGNGDGTASGTGEHRPAPGDRDGRSEGIGDFDKDGYDDFVTAVTNRASGEAGAWHVVVVPGSKRGLDAARATRYSDVYSGPLLRGDLDGDGYPDLVATREPDGPDGMTERGATYQAVVMFGGKNGLGKPVTVAAKRQFLAMAVADVNGDGAVDLIDRGKGAQEKDPARIPGRIAYGPFDRDGVPARLVGQDWEAAGGGATAGDFDGDGFDDLLFTGSPPYSDDEPESMVPPDAYFRGSPEGPVPAAVPQGLDNDVEDGDLTPQAGDVDGDGITDLLVGGGGVSAPADGLDTGQLTIVYGAKGGPGTGRRSTVYNQETPGIPGDSQGNDKFGAVSGTGDVNGDGHPDLVINTPGEDKAGRFTLLPGAADGSGPDPSRSTAFDATNYGLPWMKTNLPPLDINGDRHADVVAETSGGLLLFLGEEAGFTAGDPELTEAAKVGLDEQD from the coding sequence GTGGTTGCATCCCGGTCCGCACTCGCCCTGCTGGCCTGCACAGGGCTGCTGCTCACCGGTTGCTCGGGCAGCGGTGGGAACGGGGACGGGACGGCGAGCGGCACCGGGGAGCACCGACCGGCCCCGGGGGATCGCGACGGTCGCAGCGAGGGCATCGGCGACTTCGACAAGGACGGCTACGACGACTTCGTGACCGCGGTCACGAACCGCGCCTCCGGCGAGGCAGGGGCCTGGCACGTAGTCGTCGTCCCGGGCTCGAAGCGCGGCCTGGACGCGGCCCGTGCCACGCGTTACAGCGACGTCTACAGCGGCCCGCTGCTCCGGGGCGACCTGGACGGCGACGGCTATCCGGACCTGGTCGCCACGCGCGAGCCTGACGGACCGGACGGGATGACTGAGCGCGGCGCCACCTACCAGGCAGTGGTCATGTTCGGCGGGAAGAACGGCCTCGGCAAGCCGGTGACAGTGGCTGCCAAGCGGCAGTTCCTCGCGATGGCTGTGGCTGATGTCAACGGCGACGGAGCCGTCGACCTGATCGACCGCGGCAAGGGGGCACAGGAGAAGGACCCCGCCCGAATACCCGGGCGGATTGCCTATGGTCCGTTCGACCGGGACGGCGTCCCGGCCCGGCTGGTCGGGCAGGACTGGGAGGCCGCCGGCGGCGGGGCAACCGCCGGCGACTTCGACGGCGACGGCTTCGACGACCTGCTCTTCACCGGAAGCCCGCCGTATTCGGACGACGAGCCGGAGTCCATGGTCCCGCCAGATGCCTACTTCCGCGGCAGCCCTGAGGGCCCCGTCCCGGCCGCCGTGCCCCAGGGCCTGGACAACGACGTCGAGGACGGAGACCTGACGCCGCAGGCCGGCGACGTGGACGGTGACGGCATCACCGACCTGCTCGTTGGAGGAGGGGGCGTTTCGGCCCCCGCCGACGGCCTCGACACAGGTCAGCTCACCATCGTCTACGGGGCCAAGGGCGGACCCGGTACGGGCCGCCGCAGCACGGTGTACAACCAGGAGACCCCGGGCATCCCCGGCGATTCGCAGGGCAACGACAAGTTCGGTGCCGTGTCCGGCACCGGCGACGTGAACGGCGACGGACATCCGGACCTGGTGATCAACACTCCGGGCGAGGACAAGGCGGGCCGCTTCACGTTGCTGCCCGGCGCAGCAGATGGCTCCGGCCCCGACCCGTCCCGGTCCACCGCTTTCGACGCGACGAACTACGGCCTGCCCTGGATGAAAACCAATCTGCCGCCGCTGGACATCAACGGCGACCGGCACGCGGACGTGGTGGCCGAGACGTCGGGCGGCCTCCTCCTCTTCCTGGGCGAGGAGGCAGGATTCACCGCCGGGGACCCGGAGCTCACCGAAGCCGCGAAGGTGGGTCTGGACGAGCAGGACTGA
- a CDS encoding helix-turn-helix domain-containing protein, with protein sequence MLLVTQGDGELDSLVRKRIRALRVAQGWSLDDLAARARLSPSTLSRIETGQRRLALDQLVTLARALDTSLDQLVETATDDVISSPMIDAAHQLMRWPVRADPGMTVVRQRMTDPPPDSPSRMRAHPGHEWLVVLSGTAILLLGNRRFRVETNQAAEFPTMLPHAIGAEGGPCDILGIFDRDARRGHQGGESARDAGRPSQ encoded by the coding sequence ATATTGCTTGTGACGCAAGGTGACGGTGAGCTCGACAGTCTGGTACGCAAACGGATCCGCGCGCTGCGGGTGGCACAAGGCTGGTCTCTTGACGACTTGGCCGCCCGAGCCCGGCTCAGTCCCTCCACGCTCAGTCGGATCGAGACCGGTCAGCGCCGTCTTGCTCTGGACCAGCTCGTCACCCTCGCCCGCGCCCTGGACACCTCGCTCGATCAGCTCGTCGAGACGGCCACCGACGATGTCATCTCCAGCCCGATGATCGACGCGGCCCACCAGCTGATGCGATGGCCCGTCCGGGCGGACCCGGGCATGACGGTCGTGCGTCAGCGGATGACGGATCCGCCGCCCGACAGCCCTTCGCGCATGCGTGCCCATCCCGGCCACGAATGGCTCGTTGTCCTCTCCGGCACCGCGATCCTGCTGCTGGGCAACCGCCGCTTTCGCGTAGAGACCAATCAGGCCGCGGAGTTCCCCACGATGCTTCCGCATGCCATCGGCGCAGAGGGCGGCCCGTGCGACATCCTGGGCATCTTCGACCGCGACGCCCGCCGCGGGCACCAAGGCGGCGAGAGCGCAAGGGACGCCGGTCGCCCGTCGCAGTGA
- a CDS encoding class I SAM-dependent methyltransferase — MTHTSPHAAHDHGAHSAHQHVQQHDADGQAEILDLDAEVLAEHIASITAWLPVKAAPRHMVDLGSGTGAGTLALLKRFPDAEVTAVDTSTSHLHRLLEKAKSEGLAGRVHTVQADLDTAWPDLGTPDLVWASASMHHMADPDRILRQVHDTLAPGGLFAVVELAGFPRFLPEDAPEDRPGLEERCHAALDHHHAEHMPHRGADWGPKLTAAGFTVEGERTITVNLGPPHPEAVGRYALSSLRRMRGSVAEALTVEDLTALDQLLDTDSPRSILRRDDLTVRTERSVWAARRT, encoded by the coding sequence ATGACACACACATCCCCGCACGCAGCGCACGACCACGGCGCGCACTCGGCCCACCAGCACGTACAGCAGCACGACGCCGACGGCCAGGCGGAGATCCTCGACCTCGATGCGGAAGTGCTCGCCGAGCACATCGCCTCCATCACCGCATGGCTGCCCGTCAAAGCCGCCCCCCGTCACATGGTGGACCTGGGCAGCGGGACCGGAGCCGGCACTCTCGCATTGCTCAAGCGCTTCCCCGATGCCGAGGTGACCGCCGTCGACACCTCGACCAGCCACCTGCACCGCCTGCTCGAGAAGGCGAAGTCGGAAGGCCTGGCCGGCCGGGTGCACACCGTTCAGGCCGACCTCGACACTGCCTGGCCCGACCTCGGCACGCCCGATCTCGTGTGGGCGTCAGCTTCGATGCACCACATGGCCGACCCTGACCGCATCTTGCGCCAGGTCCACGACACGCTCGCGCCAGGAGGGCTGTTCGCCGTCGTCGAACTGGCAGGCTTCCCGCGATTCCTGCCCGAGGACGCGCCAGAAGACCGGCCCGGCCTCGAGGAACGCTGCCATGCCGCACTCGACCATCACCATGCCGAGCACATGCCGCACCGCGGCGCCGACTGGGGGCCCAAGCTGACCGCCGCCGGCTTCACCGTCGAGGGCGAACGCACCATCACCGTGAACCTCGGCCCGCCCCACCCCGAGGCAGTCGGCCGCTACGCACTCAGCAGCCTGCGCCGCATGCGCGGCAGCGTCGCCGAAGCGCTGACGGTCGAAGACCTGACCGCTCTCGACCAGTTGCTCGATACGGACAGCCCTCGCAGCATTCTGCGCCGCGACGACCTGACGGTACGCACCGAGCGCAGCGTATGGGCAGCACGACGCACCTGA
- a CDS encoding WhiB family transcriptional regulator gives MENWRMQAACRDEDPDLFFPIGSTGPALVQTEEAKAVCGGCPVREPCLEWAMEHGQDAGVWGGLGEAERRALKRRTRRRAQQSG, from the coding sequence ATGGAGAACTGGCGCATGCAGGCGGCCTGCCGTGACGAGGACCCCGACCTGTTCTTCCCCATCGGAAGCACCGGCCCGGCGCTCGTGCAGACGGAAGAAGCGAAGGCGGTGTGCGGCGGATGCCCGGTTCGGGAGCCGTGTCTGGAGTGGGCCATGGAGCACGGTCAGGACGCCGGCGTCTGGGGCGGTCTGGGTGAGGCCGAACGACGTGCGCTGAAGCGCCGCACCCGCAGGCGGGCTCAGCAATCCGGATAA
- a CDS encoding DUF1232 domain-containing protein, protein MDLTAWLFVGAVAALLTMGVAGVLLIRLIRARKLLIDAGVPLRNKALVWAAAIYTVCPVDLIPDPVYLDDIGFLLLALRSLSAHGRGLPGRRSA, encoded by the coding sequence ATGGACCTCACGGCTTGGCTTTTCGTCGGCGCGGTCGCCGCACTGCTCACCATGGGGGTCGCCGGCGTCCTCCTGATCCGGCTGATCCGGGCGAGGAAACTGCTGATCGACGCAGGGGTCCCGCTGCGGAACAAGGCGTTGGTGTGGGCGGCGGCGATCTACACCGTGTGTCCCGTCGACCTGATCCCCGACCCCGTCTATCTCGACGACATCGGGTTCCTGCTGCTGGCACTGCGCTCGCTCTCAGCCCACGGCCGTGGGCTGCCCGGGCGCCGCTCTGCTTGA
- a CDS encoding FUSC family protein: MAGLRTVGAIALTLAVLALLKTDVTHMVAGAIAAMVATFAIKEKQRREQAITLALGLPVALVAMSLGALLSTEVVAGDLVFLALIFAAVYSRRFGDRGTALGLIGFQIYFVSLFVGAAVSALPGLCGTLVVAFACSAVVRFGLVVETPERILLRLREAFRARLAQLVSAQIELLDAGPDHVEKALEDVRRHTARLHQSAMMIQGRLEEGTSDSATALLVQRRVADAEIAAERLGVLILTARSSERADTLTLHLPHAPVPPPGNRLRTQDDITATLRRDLHALRLLVARPASNNRGAAVAHLRNRLLGYRDEENLPDASAPVQDVFRGIGEAARGVMGLRLALDGPQDESDDTPATTRSREELDAEDVAIAQAEETEAVEDVRKGLERPTTRAAVQVSVGSALAIVGGEFLSSQRWYWAVLTCWVVFLNTASTGEILVKGYRRLLGTVLGVVAGVGLAGLVGHHTWTAFALVLLFVFAMFFTAPLSYALMSFFVTAALGLLYTLLNTYSSAVLVLRIEETALGAACGVIAAAVILPVHTDRRTDELLGTMLTRLRDVTDAAVEQLSGGPARDLLDMARELDTALEDLRSSTQPLTHPITPLRARRQTARYVVALLETCAYHARSLAATAQLLPSSKSVAADPLLKGAGRRIAHNIDVLVARVEDDDSDGVVETGASLASMLETDKPGSPRHDRVTDRVLRHLQRLDEGLIGLARPLGVSVATPDRAPSRGGGA; the protein is encoded by the coding sequence ATGGCCGGCCTGCGGACAGTCGGTGCCATCGCGCTCACGCTCGCGGTCCTGGCGTTGCTCAAGACCGATGTGACCCACATGGTGGCCGGTGCCATCGCGGCCATGGTCGCCACCTTCGCCATCAAGGAGAAGCAGCGGCGCGAACAGGCCATCACGCTCGCGCTCGGCCTGCCGGTGGCGCTCGTGGCGATGTCACTGGGAGCGCTGTTGAGCACCGAGGTCGTCGCGGGCGACCTCGTCTTCCTCGCCTTGATCTTCGCCGCGGTCTACAGCCGCCGGTTCGGTGATCGCGGTACGGCCCTGGGACTCATCGGGTTTCAGATCTACTTTGTGTCCCTGTTCGTCGGGGCCGCAGTCTCCGCGCTGCCGGGGCTGTGCGGAACACTGGTCGTCGCGTTCGCCTGCAGCGCGGTCGTGCGGTTCGGCCTGGTTGTTGAGACGCCCGAACGCATTCTGCTGCGACTGCGCGAGGCCTTCCGCGCCCGCCTCGCCCAATTGGTGTCCGCCCAGATCGAGTTGCTCGACGCCGGGCCGGACCACGTCGAGAAGGCACTCGAGGACGTCCGCCGGCACACCGCGCGCCTCCACCAGAGCGCGATGATGATCCAGGGGCGGCTGGAGGAGGGCACCAGCGACAGCGCCACCGCCTTGCTCGTCCAGCGCCGTGTCGCCGACGCCGAGATCGCCGCCGAACGGCTCGGCGTACTCATCCTCACCGCGCGCAGCTCCGAACGCGCCGATACGCTCACGCTTCATCTGCCGCACGCGCCCGTGCCGCCGCCGGGCAACCGACTGCGGACACAGGACGACATCACCGCGACGCTGCGCCGTGATCTCCACGCGTTGCGCCTGCTCGTCGCCCGCCCGGCCTCGAACAATCGCGGCGCCGCGGTGGCCCACCTGCGCAACCGGCTGCTCGGCTATCGGGACGAGGAGAATCTGCCGGACGCCTCCGCCCCCGTCCAGGACGTCTTCCGCGGCATCGGGGAGGCGGCGCGCGGTGTCATGGGCCTGCGGCTGGCCCTCGACGGGCCCCAGGACGAGTCCGACGACACACCTGCGACGACGCGTTCCCGCGAGGAACTGGACGCCGAGGACGTCGCCATCGCGCAGGCCGAGGAGACCGAGGCTGTCGAGGATGTCCGCAAGGGACTGGAGCGTCCCACGACCCGTGCCGCGGTCCAGGTGTCGGTGGGTTCGGCGCTGGCCATCGTGGGAGGGGAGTTCCTCTCCAGTCAGCGCTGGTACTGGGCGGTGCTGACCTGCTGGGTCGTCTTCCTGAACACGGCGTCCACCGGGGAGATCCTGGTCAAGGGCTACCGTCGGCTGCTGGGCACGGTTCTCGGCGTCGTCGCCGGTGTCGGCCTGGCGGGCCTGGTGGGCCACCACACCTGGACGGCGTTCGCACTCGTGCTGCTGTTCGTCTTCGCCATGTTCTTCACCGCGCCGCTGTCGTACGCCCTGATGTCCTTCTTCGTCACGGCGGCACTGGGGCTGCTGTACACCCTGCTCAACACCTACAGCTCCGCGGTGCTCGTCCTGCGCATCGAGGAGACCGCGCTCGGCGCCGCCTGCGGCGTGATCGCGGCGGCCGTGATCCTGCCGGTGCACACCGATCGCCGCACCGACGAACTCCTCGGCACGATGCTGACCCGGCTCCGTGACGTCACCGATGCCGCAGTGGAGCAGCTGAGCGGCGGGCCTGCGCGCGATCTGCTGGACATGGCCCGGGAGCTCGATACGGCACTGGAGGATCTGCGTTCCTCCACGCAGCCGTTGACCCACCCGATCACCCCGCTGCGAGCCCGCCGCCAGACCGCTCGCTACGTCGTGGCGCTGCTGGAAACGTGCGCCTACCACGCGCGTTCGTTGGCGGCGACGGCTCAACTCCTCCCGAGCAGCAAGAGCGTCGCCGCGGACCCGCTCCTGAAGGGAGCAGGCCGGCGCATCGCCCACAACATCGACGTCCTCGTCGCGCGTGTCGAGGACGACGACAGCGACGGCGTGGTGGAGACCGGCGCGAGCCTGGCTTCCATGCTGGAGACGGACAAGCCCGGCTCGCCCCGGCACGATCGCGTCACGGACCGTGTCCTGCGGCATCTGCAGCGCCTGGACGAAGGGTTGATCGGTCTGGCCCGCCCCCTCGGGGTGTCTGTCGCGACACCCGACCGGGCGCCGTCTCGGGGCGGGGGCGCGTAG
- a CDS encoding MIP/aquaporin family protein — translation MSTVSSQSRRLHLTRAADEFALTTVMLFLAVTVVMWLRDPDSALYVGDLDAALAVIGVVSGAILTGLIFSPPGRRSGGHLNPAVTVSLWLMGAFPGRSVVPYVLAQLAGSAAGTGLGRLVWGPAVSLPSVNHAAIVPAPTWHPASVFVAEAGSMTIIIVAVGFTMAHARLARLVPYVIGLSVALVIAVLGPRSGGSINPARQFGPAALAGQGTDLWIYLVAPVLGAVLGTWLHHLLSRRRPLTHRVRVPASRHSPPAGNAAARVSRRSPSRTPAPTGIPPE, via the coding sequence GTGAGTACCGTCTCTTCTCAGTCACGTCGGCTGCACCTGACACGTGCCGCCGACGAGTTCGCGCTCACCACCGTCATGCTCTTCCTGGCGGTGACGGTCGTCATGTGGCTACGTGACCCGGACTCCGCTCTGTACGTGGGCGACCTCGACGCCGCGCTCGCCGTCATCGGCGTCGTCAGCGGGGCCATCCTCACCGGGCTGATATTCAGCCCGCCTGGCCGGCGCAGTGGGGGCCACCTGAATCCCGCCGTGACGGTCTCACTGTGGCTCATGGGCGCTTTCCCCGGGCGCAGCGTCGTGCCCTACGTACTGGCCCAACTCGCCGGTTCCGCGGCGGGAACGGGTCTTGGGCGCCTGGTGTGGGGGCCTGCGGTCTCGCTTCCGTCGGTGAATCATGCGGCGATCGTGCCCGCACCCACGTGGCATCCCGCGTCCGTCTTCGTAGCCGAGGCGGGCAGCATGACGATCATCATCGTCGCTGTCGGTTTCACCATGGCCCATGCCCGCTTGGCACGCCTGGTGCCCTACGTCATCGGGCTGTCTGTCGCCCTGGTGATCGCTGTCCTGGGTCCCCGCAGCGGCGGCTCGATCAACCCCGCCCGCCAGTTCGGCCCTGCCGCACTCGCCGGGCAGGGCACTGATCTGTGGATCTACCTGGTCGCGCCGGTCCTGGGAGCGGTCCTGGGAACCTGGCTGCACCACCTTCTCAGCCGGCGCCGGCCACTGACACACAGAGTGCGGGTACCAGCAAGCAGGCATTCGCCACCGGCGGGCAATGCTGCCGCCCGCGTGAGTCGACGGTCCCCGAGCCGCACCCCGGCTCCGACGGGAATCCCGCCCGAGTGA